In Oscillatoria acuminata PCC 6304, a single window of DNA contains:
- the glpK gene encoding glycerol kinase GlpK, translated as MKNPTSNIILGLDLGTTGNRAILFNQEGQLIAQSYQELTQFYPQPGWVEHDPLAIWDDTYHCIQQVLQNRGISGSEIAAIGLTVQRETCLLWDKTTGEPLHPAIVWLDRRTAPLCRELTEKGHAAEIQNRTGLVLDAYFSATKLAWLLKWVKDNRPEINPQNILAGTIDTWILWKLTGSKVHATDRSNASRTLLMNLETLNWDPILLNLFGIPQEIMPEIRDSFGYFGETDPDILGFSVPIMAILGDQQAALFAHGCDRPGLVKCTYGTGCFLIAQTGQELVRSHHQLLSTVAWTDGNQVNYALEGAMFTTGRSVQWLRDGLNLIDSAGETEAIARSVPDSNGAYFVPALSGLGAPHWDMSARGAFFGLTAGVTRAHLVRAVLEAVAYQVKEVVDAINQDSDTPVQRLKVDGGACENDFLMQFQADVLNIPLERPTVLDATAQGAAFAAGLAVGFWTDYSTLVQTRTLDRCFEPGEGKMTTAPHFTQWQKAVSRAKNWVD; from the coding sequence ATGAAAAACCCAACCTCGAATATCATTTTAGGACTCGACCTGGGGACCACAGGAAATCGAGCCATTTTATTTAATCAAGAAGGTCAATTAATCGCTCAATCTTATCAAGAATTAACGCAATTTTATCCCCAACCCGGTTGGGTCGAGCATGATCCCCTTGCTATCTGGGACGATACCTACCATTGCATTCAACAAGTTTTACAAAACCGGGGGATTTCGGGGTCTGAAATTGCCGCCATCGGGCTAACTGTCCAGCGGGAAACCTGTTTGTTGTGGGATAAAACAACGGGAGAACCCTTACATCCGGCAATTGTCTGGCTCGATCGCCGGACTGCACCCCTCTGCCGAGAGTTGACCGAAAAGGGTCACGCTGCTGAGATTCAAAATCGCACGGGATTAGTGTTGGATGCCTATTTTTCCGCCACTAAACTCGCTTGGTTATTAAAATGGGTCAAGGACAATCGACCCGAGATTAATCCGCAGAATATTCTCGCTGGAACCATTGATACTTGGATACTTTGGAAACTAACCGGGTCCAAGGTTCATGCCACCGATCGCAGTAATGCCAGTCGCACCCTGTTGATGAATTTGGAAACCTTAAATTGGGACCCAATCCTATTAAATTTATTCGGAATTCCCCAGGAAATTATGCCGGAAATTCGCGACAGTTTCGGCTATTTTGGAGAAACGGACCCGGATATCCTGGGGTTTTCTGTCCCCATCATGGCTATTTTAGGCGATCAGCAGGCGGCATTATTCGCCCACGGCTGCGATCGCCCGGGGCTGGTAAAATGTACTTATGGAACCGGCTGTTTTTTAATTGCTCAAACGGGTCAGGAATTAGTCCGCTCCCATCATCAACTCCTCTCAACCGTTGCCTGGACTGATGGTAATCAGGTGAATTATGCCTTAGAAGGCGCAATGTTTACCACAGGACGTTCGGTGCAGTGGTTGCGAGATGGATTAAACCTGATTGATTCGGCAGGGGAAACCGAGGCGATCGCCCGTTCCGTTCCTGATAGTAATGGGGCCTATTTCGTCCCCGCCTTGAGTGGACTCGGTGCACCCCATTGGGATATGAGTGCAAGAGGAGCATTTTTTGGACTCACCGCCGGAGTAACCCGAGCACATCTGGTTCGCGCTGTTTTAGAGGCAGTCGCCTATCAAGTGAAAGAAGTCGTCGATGCCATCAATCAAGATAGTGACACCCCAGTACAACGGTTAAAAGTCGATGGCGGCGCTTGCGAAAATGATTTTCTCATGCAATTTCAAGCCGATGTCCTGAACATTCCTCTCGAACGTCCTACAGTCCTTGATGCTACCGCTCAAGGTGCCGCCTTTGCTGCTGGTTTAGCCGTGGGTTTCTGGACCGATTATTCCACCCTAGTTCAAACTCGCACTCTGGATCGCTGCTTTGAACCCGGAGAAGGAAAAATGACCACAGCCCCGCATTTTACTCAATGGCAAAAGGCGGTAAGTCGAGCTAAAAATTGGGTAGATTGA
- the dusA gene encoding tRNA dihydrouridine(20/20a) synthase DusA → MNLINTQVFPLIQESKSSHSEPGLPLSVAPMMDRTDRHYRYFMRLITKRTLLYTEMITTAAIIHGDRQKLLGFSPEEKPLSLQLGGDDPQELAECTRIAEDFGYDEINLNVGCPSSRVQNGNFGACLMAQPERVARGIEAMQRVTKLPVTVKHRIGIDARDRYEDMREFVRIISESGCRRFTVHARKAWLSGLNPKENRTIPPLRYEDVYQLKQEFPELWIEINGGITTMEQVREHLQQVDAVMIGRAAYDNPYLFASCDRDIFGEEIPPLSRHQVVEQMLPYIDHWLAQGSNLNQISRHILQLFTGQPGSRAWKRHISENAYLPGAGSEVIRAALAKVPQ, encoded by the coding sequence ATGAATCTTATCAACACCCAGGTTTTTCCCCTTATTCAGGAGTCCAAATCAAGCCATTCTGAACCCGGTTTGCCGTTGAGTGTGGCACCGATGATGGATCGGACCGATCGCCATTATCGCTATTTTATGCGCCTGATTACCAAGCGCACCTTACTCTATACAGAAATGATTACCACGGCAGCGATTATTCATGGCGATCGCCAAAAATTGTTAGGATTTTCCCCAGAAGAAAAACCCCTATCCCTGCAACTAGGAGGCGATGATCCCCAGGAACTGGCCGAATGTACGCGCATTGCCGAAGATTTCGGTTATGACGAGATTAATTTGAATGTGGGATGTCCCAGTAGTCGCGTTCAAAATGGTAATTTTGGGGCTTGTTTAATGGCTCAACCGGAACGAGTAGCGCGGGGAATAGAAGCGATGCAACGGGTGACAAAATTGCCGGTAACGGTGAAGCATCGTATTGGCATCGACGCTCGCGATCGCTATGAAGATATGAGAGAATTTGTGAGGATTATCTCAGAATCTGGATGTCGTCGATTTACCGTACACGCTCGCAAAGCATGGCTTTCGGGTTTAAATCCCAAAGAAAACCGCACGATTCCCCCCCTGCGCTATGAAGATGTTTATCAGTTAAAACAAGAGTTTCCGGAATTGTGGATTGAAATCAATGGCGGAATCACCACAATGGAACAAGTGCGCGAACATCTCCAACAGGTTGATGCGGTGATGATTGGCAGGGCGGCTTATGATAATCCTTATTTATTTGCAAGTTGCGATCGGGATATTTTTGGTGAAGAAATTCCGCCCCTTTCTCGGCATCAAGTGGTAGAACAAATGTTACCTTATATTGACCACTGGTTAGCTCAAGGTTCTAATCTGAATCAAATTAGCCGACATATCCTGCAACTGTTCACGGGACAACCTGGAAGTCGGGCATGGAAACGACATATTAGCGAAAATGCCTATCTTCCCGGTGCCGGATCTGAGGTCATTCGTGCTGCCTTAGCCAAAGTCCCCCAATAG
- a CDS encoding WYL domain-containing protein, which translates to MQPPLICHFLIGIPGCGKSSFATMLTKLTEGRIVSTDGIRKALYGDERIQGNWEAIEQEAIAQIQAAIAAGDSVIYDATNAKREWRMSLLWKLRQFEVPWMGWQLVTPLATCKRWNQTRSRQVPEGVLESMWRSLDQFPPLLAEGFSALYRVNPEQGVQEEDIQRKIQRLRDRQGVEPRSSCSQPQYHQYSRLQDFDRLMHLISLILRYPGIGNLQETAPSVLETLFDPLPKFTSAIEEVSAIMGKLAGELYADSVALASDLEWLEKNHLIGTGGFWNGNAPAIQVEPLKNLAVSPHAYSAIRPFKRVIATLRFLIHHPVFREPGPVNFQALTLALQEQAIISKTGVNQLLKDMDRVLKPYKILSDLPLKPGYFAGTAIFSPQELKQIYWLLQSQECYLTDPLALSISHQLKDRMALTELNGNGSHPYPIREIAHYNARDFPFIPRIEAAIAQGTLLEFKRIPGFKDLSKNTEHFFLAWPLKIIFYGGSWYLGYECEGGKEPGLFRLERLDRLRVNQEMETCRSQEIQALSGRKLETLYQESAGIFLGTSTPQQRRFLSSNPENRKQVELIVELWFTDKSFRFIQEETKHLPSHKITISEPFFPPSDDKFSAIYLTPSPDPEFPNRLQIKVPRWSLNDVTFLRWIVGFDGNLKIHTPPELVKKIKKIGQEIVRVYHRKL; encoded by the coding sequence ATGCAACCGCCGCTAATCTGCCACTTTTTGATTGGGATTCCGGGTTGTGGCAAATCTAGCTTTGCCACAATGCTGACAAAACTTACGGAGGGACGGATCGTTTCGACGGATGGGATCCGCAAAGCCCTCTATGGGGATGAACGGATCCAGGGAAACTGGGAAGCGATTGAACAAGAGGCGATCGCTCAGATTCAAGCTGCGATCGCGGCAGGAGACAGCGTAATCTATGACGCCACCAATGCCAAACGGGAATGGCGGATGAGTTTGCTGTGGAAATTGCGGCAGTTTGAGGTCCCCTGGATGGGGTGGCAGTTGGTGACGCCTTTGGCAACCTGCAAACGGTGGAACCAAACTCGCAGTCGCCAGGTGCCAGAGGGGGTCCTTGAGTCTATGTGGCGATCGCTGGATCAGTTTCCTCCTCTGCTGGCAGAAGGGTTTTCCGCATTGTATCGAGTCAACCCAGAACAAGGGGTTCAGGAGGAAGATATCCAAAGAAAAATCCAACGCCTGCGCGATCGCCAAGGAGTAGAACCCAGATCCTCCTGTTCTCAACCCCAATACCATCAGTATTCCCGGTTGCAGGATTTTGATCGCCTCATGCATTTAATTTCCCTGATTTTGCGGTATCCGGGAATCGGTAACTTGCAAGAAACTGCGCCATCGGTGTTAGAAACCCTGTTTGACCCTCTTCCCAAATTTACCAGCGCCATCGAAGAAGTTAGCGCCATCATGGGAAAATTAGCCGGAGAACTCTATGCCGACTCGGTTGCTTTAGCATCGGATCTCGAATGGTTGGAAAAGAATCACCTGATTGGAACCGGCGGATTTTGGAATGGCAATGCTCCAGCCATTCAAGTGGAACCGCTGAAAAATTTAGCCGTCTCACCCCATGCTTACTCGGCAATCAGACCCTTTAAACGAGTTATCGCAACCCTTCGTTTTCTAATCCATCATCCCGTTTTTCGCGAACCAGGACCCGTTAATTTTCAGGCATTAACCCTCGCGCTTCAAGAACAAGCAATTATTTCTAAAACGGGAGTCAATCAACTTCTAAAAGATATGGATCGCGTCCTCAAACCTTATAAAATTTTATCAGATTTGCCCTTGAAACCCGGTTATTTTGCAGGAACAGCGATTTTTTCACCCCAGGAATTAAAGCAAATCTATTGGTTGCTACAGTCTCAGGAATGCTATCTCACCGACCCCCTCGCCCTCTCCATTTCTCACCAATTAAAAGACCGAATGGCCCTGACGGAGTTAAATGGTAACGGTTCTCATCCTTATCCCATCCGGGAAATCGCCCATTATAATGCCCGGGATTTTCCCTTTATTCCGAGAATTGAGGCGGCGATCGCTCAGGGAACCTTACTAGAATTTAAACGCATTCCCGGATTTAAAGACTTATCAAAAAATACCGAACATTTCTTTTTAGCTTGGCCATTAAAAATCATTTTTTATGGGGGTTCCTGGTATCTAGGCTATGAATGCGAAGGCGGCAAAGAACCCGGATTATTCCGCTTGGAACGATTGGACCGATTGCGGGTTAATCAAGAAATGGAAACCTGCCGCAGTCAGGAAATTCAAGCACTTTCTGGGCGGAAATTAGAAACCCTTTATCAGGAAAGTGCTGGAATATTTTTAGGAACCAGCACCCCCCAGCAGCGCCGTTTCCTCAGTTCCAATCCCGAAAACCGTAAGCAAGTTGAATTAATTGTAGAATTATGGTTTACCGATAAATCTTTTCGGTTTATCCAAGAAGAAACCAAGCATTTACCCAGTCATAAAATTACCATTTCTGAGCCATTTTTTCCCCCATCCGATGATAAATTTTCCGCCATTTACTTAACTCCCTCCCCGGACCCTGAGTTTCCGAATCGCCTACAAATTAAGGTTCCGCGATGGTCATTAAATGATGTAACTTTTTTGCGGTGGATTGTAGGATTTGATGGCAATTTGAAAATTCACACTCCCCCGGAATTAGTCAAGAAAATCAAAAAAATTGGTCAAGAAATTGTGAGAGTTTATCACCGCAAATTGTGA
- the folK gene encoding 2-amino-4-hydroxy-6-hydroxymethyldihydropteridine diphosphokinase, which yields MTSVLAAIALGSNLGDSPRILSEAIAHLDSTPGISVQQTSRWYQTAAIGPPQPDYLNGCALMQVQLTPHQLLERLLEIETQFGRIRRERWGPRTLDLDLLFYDDTIVATPTLEVPHPRMRERAFVLVPLAEVAPDWVDPVSGEAVRQLLQRLDISGVQTLYN from the coding sequence ATGACATCAGTGCTCGCCGCGATCGCACTGGGAAGCAATCTGGGTGACTCTCCCCGGATTTTGTCAGAGGCGATCGCTCATTTAGATTCCACCCCAGGGATATCGGTACAGCAGACCTCACGCTGGTATCAAACCGCAGCGATCGGCCCTCCGCAACCTGATTATCTCAATGGCTGTGCTTTAATGCAAGTCCAACTCACCCCCCACCAGTTGCTAGAGCGTTTATTAGAGATTGAAACTCAATTCGGACGGATCCGCCGGGAACGGTGGGGACCGAGAACTCTAGACCTAGATTTACTCTTCTATGATGATACAATTGTGGCGACACCCACATTGGAAGTACCGCATCCTAGGATGAGAGAACGAGCCTTTGTCCTAGTGCCTTTAGCGGAAGTCGCCCCCGACTGGGTGGATCCAGTCTCCGGTGAGGCAGTCAGGCAACTTCTGCAACGCCTAGATATTAGTGGGGTCCAAACCCTGTACAATTGA
- a CDS encoding heavy-metal-associated domain-containing protein — MSLKLNVPSMVCESCAEKITGAIKTVDSEAQVDIDLENKTVTLDSAASESSFKQAITAVGFEVKED, encoded by the coding sequence ATGTCACTCAAACTAAACGTTCCCTCAATGGTCTGTGAAAGCTGTGCGGAAAAAATAACAGGCGCGATTAAAACCGTTGATTCCGAGGCTCAAGTTGATATTGATTTAGAAAACAAAACGGTCACCTTAGATTCCGCCGCTTCTGAATCATCCTTCAAACAAGCAATTACCGCAGTTGGCTTTGAGGTAAAAGAGGATTAA
- a CDS encoding NUDIX hydrolase has translation MVFGQEPPTLIQHRLSYSGRKFGFDVNRLRLPNGSEGEWECIRHPGGALCIPVTADGRLVLVEQYRFAVQGRLLEFPAGTVEHDEDPFQTIQREIEEETGYRAHQWQRLGQFFLAPGYSDEVIYAFLAQDLEKLTTPQNLDEDEDLKTVLMTPHDLELAILNGEAVDSKTISSFFLAQRLLNF, from the coding sequence ATGGTATTCGGTCAAGAACCCCCCACCCTGATCCAGCATCGTCTCTCCTATTCCGGTCGAAAATTTGGCTTTGATGTCAACCGTTTACGCCTTCCCAATGGTTCCGAAGGCGAATGGGAATGTATTCGACACCCCGGCGGCGCACTCTGCATCCCCGTTACCGCAGATGGACGACTCGTTTTAGTTGAACAATATCGCTTTGCCGTCCAAGGACGATTATTAGAATTTCCTGCGGGAACCGTCGAACATGATGAAGACCCTTTTCAAACCATCCAACGGGAAATAGAAGAAGAAACCGGATACCGGGCTCATCAATGGCAAAGATTAGGGCAGTTTTTCTTGGCACCGGGCTATTCTGATGAAGTCATTTATGCCTTCTTAGCCCAAGATTTAGAAAAATTGACCACACCGCAAAACCTGGATGAGGATGAAGACCTCAAAACTGTTTTAATGACTCCTCATGACTTGGAACTGGCTATTTTAAATGGAGAAGCTGTGGATTCTAAAACAATTTCCAGCTTTTTTCTAGCGCAGCGTCTTCTAAATTTTTAG
- a CDS encoding Fic family protein, which produces MFWKPIEDLGSNWQDLASAELPPLVTVWNEQADRLRQSGEFQTFSKKLHREIAIETGIIERLYTLDRGITRLLIEQGINEALIPHGATDIPAKQVVLLIKDQEAAIEGLFDFVGGQRNLSNSYIKQLHQVLTQSQDSTEALDQQGKIFRVSLIKGDWKRQANNPLRRDGTIHEYCPPEQVASEMDRLIALHHQHREQKVPPEIEAAWLHHRFTQIHPFQDGNGRVARCLASLVFIQASWFPLVITRDDRAVYIAALEDADHGDLSSLINLFAKSQKQAFLRSLGLSEQVLSETRRSQVILASIADKLKQNQLASVQDRCQQSEIFAALLFDTASERFQDIANEIKLSVQNFLTDAAVFTIPAPIGDQRSYYHRYQVVETAKQLGYFANLRNYHAWIQLVINIETSVTVLLSFHGVGHEYRGLLICNACAYHRDKGEEGEPTISELQPLTDSPFQFSYADEKENLISRFKPWLEDVISTGLEYWNKSI; this is translated from the coding sequence ATGTTTTGGAAGCCCATCGAAGATCTCGGATCAAACTGGCAAGATTTAGCCAGTGCTGAACTGCCACCTTTAGTCACGGTTTGGAACGAACAAGCCGATCGCTTGCGTCAATCTGGAGAATTCCAAACATTCAGCAAAAAGCTACATCGGGAAATCGCTATTGAAACGGGAATCATTGAGCGTTTGTACACCCTAGATCGGGGCATCACTAGGTTATTAATAGAACAAGGAATCAATGAGGCATTAATTCCTCATGGAGCGACAGATATTCCCGCAAAACAGGTCGTTTTGCTGATTAAAGACCAAGAAGCTGCCATTGAGGGATTATTTGATTTTGTAGGGGGACAAAGAAATTTATCCAATTCTTATATCAAGCAGTTACATCAAGTTTTGACTCAGAGTCAGGACAGCACAGAGGCTTTAGACCAACAGGGAAAAATATTTAGGGTTTCTTTAATTAAAGGTGACTGGAAACGCCAAGCGAATAACCCCCTCCGACGCGATGGCACAATTCACGAGTATTGTCCTCCTGAACAAGTCGCCTCGGAAATGGATCGATTGATTGCACTCCATCATCAACATCGCGAACAAAAAGTTCCTCCTGAAATTGAGGCTGCTTGGTTGCATCATCGATTTACACAAATTCACCCCTTTCAAGATGGAAATGGTCGAGTAGCTCGGTGTTTAGCAAGTTTAGTATTTATCCAAGCCAGTTGGTTTCCGTTAGTGATAACCCGTGACGATCGCGCCGTTTACATTGCCGCTTTGGAAGATGCCGATCACGGTGACTTATCGAGTTTAATTAATCTTTTTGCCAAGAGTCAAAAGCAAGCATTTTTAAGAAGCCTAGGTTTGTCAGAGCAAGTCTTATCCGAAACTAGAAGAAGTCAAGTAATTCTGGCTTCCATCGCTGATAAATTGAAACAAAATCAGTTAGCCTCAGTTCAGGACCGATGTCAACAATCTGAAATTTTTGCGGCCCTTTTATTTGATACCGCTTCTGAGCGCTTTCAGGACATTGCTAATGAAATTAAATTATCGGTCCAAAACTTCTTAACTGATGCGGCTGTGTTCACAATTCCTGCCCCAATTGGCGATCAGCGCTCTTATTACCATCGCTATCAAGTGGTGGAAACTGCTAAACAATTAGGATATTTTGCCAACCTGCGGAACTATCACGCTTGGATTCAATTGGTGATTAATATAGAAACCTCCGTAACCGTTCTTCTTTCTTTTCATGGAGTCGGACATGAATACCGGGGATTACTTATCTGTAATGCCTGTGCTTACCATCGAGATAAAGGTGAAGAAGGTGAACCGACGATTAGTGAGCTTCAGCCTCTAACTGACTCGCCTTTTCAATTTTCCTACGCTGATGAAAAAGAAAATTTAATCTCACGGTTCAAGCCGTGGCTAGAAGATGTCATTTCCACTGGTTTAGAGTATTGGAACAAGAGTATTTAA
- a CDS encoding FAD-binding domain-containing protein, producing MTDLILFWHRRDLRITDNIGLATAFEKSRKLVGVFCLDPNILKGADIAPARVKYMLGCLAELQENYAKIGSQLFILFDEPRQAIAQLATALQAQFVYWNLDIEPYSQDRDQAVRSALKEQGIAVETFWDQLLHFPGEICSNTGNPYTVYTPFWKNWIRQTKAEPAPGLEQAISLTEAEQERAKNAGEVALPTLKDLGLSWDNPLMLEPGESAARSQLEEFSDRTIYDYDEQRNFPAVPGTSLLSAALKFGAIGIRTVWNATLNAAEQCRSDETRKGVQTWQQELAWREFYQQALYHFPELATGPYRDTWKDFPWENNEELFHAWCQGQTGYPIVDAAMRQLNETGWMHNRCRMIVASFLTKDLIINWQWGEQYFMQKLYDGDLAANNGGWQWSASSGMDPKPLRIFNPTTQTQKFDPEGDYIREWVSELRSMETEALISGKILPLERESCGYPAPIVNHNEQQRRFKALYQQQKALMEM from the coding sequence ATGACCGATTTAATTTTGTTTTGGCATCGCCGCGATTTAAGAATAACCGATAATATCGGATTGGCAACTGCCTTTGAAAAAAGCCGCAAACTCGTGGGGGTATTTTGCTTAGACCCCAATATTTTAAAGGGCGCGGATATTGCCCCAGCGCGGGTTAAATATATGCTGGGTTGTTTGGCGGAACTTCAGGAAAACTATGCTAAAATTGGGAGTCAATTGTTCATTCTGTTTGATGAACCTAGACAGGCGATCGCCCAATTAGCCACTGCCTTACAAGCTCAATTTGTCTATTGGAATTTAGATATAGAACCTTATTCCCAGGACCGGGACCAAGCCGTCCGATCAGCCCTAAAAGAACAGGGAATTGCGGTGGAAACCTTTTGGGACCAGCTTTTACATTTTCCCGGGGAAATTTGTAGTAATACCGGCAATCCTTACACTGTTTATACGCCCTTTTGGAAAAACTGGATTCGCCAAACCAAAGCAGAACCTGCACCAGGATTAGAACAGGCTATATCTCTTACCGAAGCCGAACAAGAACGGGCCAAAAATGCGGGTGAAGTCGCCTTACCGACCCTCAAAGATTTAGGATTGAGTTGGGACAATCCCCTGATGCTGGAACCGGGAGAAAGTGCTGCGCGATCGCAACTGGAAGAATTTAGCGATCGCACCATTTACGACTACGATGAACAACGGAATTTCCCCGCCGTTCCCGGAACATCTCTGTTAAGTGCCGCCCTTAAATTTGGAGCGATCGGCATTCGCACCGTCTGGAATGCCACCCTAAACGCCGCTGAACAATGCCGGAGTGACGAAACCCGCAAAGGCGTCCAAACCTGGCAACAAGAACTCGCATGGCGCGAATTTTATCAACAAGCACTTTATCACTTTCCCGAACTCGCCACCGGACCTTATCGAGACACTTGGAAAGACTTTCCTTGGGAAAATAACGAAGAACTTTTTCACGCTTGGTGTCAAGGACAAACCGGCTATCCCATCGTTGATGCTGCCATGCGCCAACTGAATGAAACCGGCTGGATGCATAACCGTTGTCGGATGATTGTCGCCAGTTTTCTCACCAAAGACTTGATTATAAATTGGCAGTGGGGAGAACAATATTTCATGCAAAAATTATATGATGGAGACCTCGCTGCGAACAATGGCGGCTGGCAATGGAGTGCTTCTAGTGGCATGGACCCCAAACCCCTGCGAATTTTTAATCCCACAACCCAAACCCAGAAATTCGACCCCGAAGGAGACTACATTCGAGAGTGGGTATCCGAATTGCGATCGATGGAGACAGAAGCCTTAATTTCGGGAAAAATTCTTCCCTTAGAACGGGAATCCTGTGGATATCCTGCACCGATTGTCAATCACAATGAGCAGCAGCGGCGATTTAAAGCCTTATATCAACAACAAAAAGCCTTGATGGAAATGTAA
- a CDS encoding NAD-dependent epimerase/dehydratase family protein: MTTSIVTGVGGFVGSHLAEVLLDRGERVIGIDQFNDYYDPRLKRQNIASFSTHPAFQLIEADIQSLEWRSLLADVDFIYHQAAQAGVRASWGEGFRAYTERNLNATQVMLEAAKDAKPLQRFVFASSSSVYGNAETMPTSEAICPAPVSPYGITKLASEQLCLLYHRNFGVPVVGLRYFTVYGPRQRPDMAFHKFLKAVLVDEPIPIYGDGQQTRDFTYISDAIAANLASASSKEATGEVFNIGGGSRVSLSDVIDTLEEVIGRPIRRNYVESAIGDARHTSADVSKAQRLIGYQPQVPLKEGLTREWEWIQSLYQ, encoded by the coding sequence ATGACGACAAGTATTGTGACTGGTGTCGGGGGTTTTGTTGGGTCTCATTTAGCCGAAGTCCTACTCGATCGCGGGGAACGGGTGATTGGCATTGACCAATTCAACGATTATTACGACCCGCGCTTAAAACGCCAGAATATTGCTTCATTTTCAACCCATCCCGCCTTTCAACTGATTGAAGCGGATATCCAGTCATTAGAGTGGCGATCGCTGCTTGCTGATGTGGATTTCATCTATCATCAAGCGGCACAAGCTGGGGTCCGCGCCAGTTGGGGAGAGGGGTTTCGCGCTTACACCGAACGCAATCTCAACGCCACCCAGGTGATGCTAGAGGCAGCGAAGGATGCCAAGCCACTCCAGCGGTTTGTCTTCGCCTCTTCTTCCTCGGTGTATGGCAATGCCGAAACCATGCCGACGAGTGAAGCAATTTGTCCAGCACCAGTGTCTCCCTATGGGATTACCAAGCTGGCATCGGAACAATTATGTCTGTTATATCACCGCAATTTTGGAGTGCCCGTGGTGGGGTTGCGTTATTTTACCGTCTATGGTCCTCGTCAGCGTCCGGATATGGCGTTTCACAAGTTTTTGAAAGCGGTCCTCGTTGATGAGCCCATCCCGATTTATGGGGATGGACAGCAAACCCGAGATTTTACTTATATTAGTGATGCGATCGCGGCTAATTTAGCCTCGGCGAGTTCCAAAGAAGCGACTGGGGAAGTCTTCAATATTGGCGGCGGTTCTCGCGTCTCTCTCTCTGATGTGATTGATACCCTTGAGGAGGTGATAGGACGCCCCATTCGTCGCAACTATGTCGAGTCGGCGATCGGCGATGCACGTCACACCAGTGCAGATGTTTCCAAAGCACAGCGTCTGATCGGATATCAGCCGCAAGTCCCTCTCAAAGAGGGATTAACCCGAGAATGGGAGTGGATTCAATCCCTTTATCAGTAA